One part of the Mariniblastus fucicola genome encodes these proteins:
- a CDS encoding preprotein translocase subunit SecA, with the protein MPNSISASKSRSPFSWLRRQAFRKHHWVSDVRQAESSFASLSDAALKLQSDSIQERYSASTRGERDRVRVEFAGLIAECVFRSLGFRLFDVQVQAIGAASTGAIIEMQTGEGKTVVTGCIAALRALDVPSVHVSTTNSYLADRDCDELAPIFDRLGLTHGKLPQQSDEAASRLAYRKQIVYGPGYQFGFDFLHDQMKLRQQKKRRLGREVINRIRGAERGNKLIQPADHHVAIIDEADSVMIDEAMTPLIISLPGKQTQDPVPYQLAKKIAAELVEGTDYTIELPEKSIEVTESANLAAHEKIAHHRDLLLARPWKSYISNAIRAQIILQRDVDYVVLDDKIQLVDQYTGRILPDRTWQSGLHQAVEVKENLTMQPARESTTTITRQRYLQMYDSIAGLTGTAQSVADEFKDIYQCPIVVIPTNRKSQRHIERTRFFTDAASKAKAIADDVWHRHQKDQPILIGTRTIRESLEIDQALRSRNINAVLLNGVQDGDEAEIVSQAGRAGAITIATNMAGRGTDIKPDDRALAAGGLHVVAVSPNESPRIDRQLIGRGARQGQPGSAQFFVAADDSLLTDFQSSLPNQIKRDAGADGESRDFSRELRALQQSIEQRNFDRRQQMILRDRWMDSVRESIEKD; encoded by the coding sequence ATGCCTAATTCGATCTCGGCGTCCAAAAGTCGCTCGCCATTTTCGTGGCTGCGTCGTCAGGCGTTTCGAAAACACCACTGGGTTTCGGATGTCCGCCAGGCAGAATCCAGCTTTGCGTCGCTGAGCGATGCAGCGCTGAAGCTGCAGTCCGACTCAATTCAGGAACGCTATTCCGCTTCGACCCGCGGCGAGCGCGACCGGGTTCGAGTCGAGTTCGCGGGCCTGATTGCCGAGTGCGTTTTCCGTTCGCTGGGCTTTCGTCTGTTCGACGTCCAGGTCCAGGCGATCGGCGCGGCCAGCACGGGAGCCATCATCGAAATGCAAACCGGTGAAGGAAAAACGGTCGTCACTGGCTGCATTGCGGCTTTGCGAGCGCTGGACGTTCCGTCAGTCCATGTCAGCACCACCAACAGCTACCTCGCTGACCGCGACTGTGACGAACTGGCTCCAATTTTTGATCGGCTGGGGCTGACGCATGGCAAGCTACCGCAACAGAGCGATGAAGCAGCGTCCAGGTTGGCATATCGAAAGCAAATTGTTTATGGGCCGGGCTATCAGTTTGGATTTGATTTCCTGCACGACCAGATGAAACTGCGACAACAAAAGAAACGGCGACTTGGTCGGGAAGTCATCAATCGAATACGGGGTGCGGAGCGCGGCAACAAGCTGATCCAACCGGCCGACCATCATGTCGCGATTATCGACGAAGCCGACAGTGTGATGATTGATGAGGCGATGACTCCTTTGATCATCAGCTTGCCTGGAAAACAGACACAGGACCCTGTGCCGTATCAGTTGGCAAAGAAGATTGCCGCCGAACTGGTAGAGGGAACCGACTACACGATCGAGCTTCCCGAAAAATCGATCGAGGTCACCGAAAGCGCCAACCTGGCCGCGCACGAGAAGATCGCCCACCACCGCGACCTGTTGTTGGCTCGCCCCTGGAAGTCCTATATTTCCAATGCGATCCGGGCACAAATAATATTGCAGCGCGATGTGGACTATGTCGTGCTGGACGACAAAATCCAACTGGTGGATCAGTACACCGGCAGGATTCTGCCAGACCGAACCTGGCAATCCGGTTTGCACCAAGCCGTGGAAGTCAAAGAAAACCTGACGATGCAACCGGCGCGTGAATCAACGACCACGATCACCCGGCAGCGCTATCTGCAAATGTACGACTCAATCGCCGGACTGACCGGAACGGCACAGTCAGTCGCGGATGAGTTCAAGGACATCTACCAATGTCCAATCGTCGTCATTCCGACAAATCGAAAATCTCAGCGACACATCGAGAGAACCCGTTTCTTCACTGATGCGGCATCGAAAGCAAAAGCGATCGCTGACGATGTTTGGCATCGGCATCAAAAAGACCAACCGATTCTGATCGGAACCAGGACCATTCGGGAAAGCCTGGAAATCGATCAGGCACTTCGATCCCGCAACATCAACGCGGTGTTGCTGAACGGAGTTCAGGACGGCGACGAAGCCGAAATTGTGTCTCAAGCCGGCCGAGCAGGCGCCATCACGATCGCCACCAACATGGCGGGCCGAGGCACCGACATCAAACCGGACGACCGTGCCCTTGCCGCTGGCGGACTGCACGTTGTCGCCGTTAGCCCGAACGAGTCGCCACGAATTGACCGTCAACTAATCGGACGCGGGGCGCGACAGGGCCAACCAGGATCGGCTCAATTCTTCGTCGCCGCAGACGATTCCCTGCTGACGGACTTTCAGTCGTCGCTTCCCAATCAGATCAAACGTGACGCCGGTGCTGACGGAGAATCGAGAGATTTTTCGCGTGAGCTACGGGCGTTGCAACAATCGATCGAACAAAGAAACTTCGACCGTCGACAGCAGATGATCCTCCGGGATCGTTGGATGGATTCGGTAAGAGAATCGATCGAGAAAGACTAA
- the glnE gene encoding bifunctional [glutamate--ammonia ligase]-adenylyl-L-tyrosine phosphorylase/[glutamate--ammonia-ligase] adenylyltransferase: MARHLIPDIRQSISSPETLGRWLRGCGLRNVERGVANLQTIAGLDWSDAEISRFVSVLAKVLPELSDPDQALNNLERLISVSDSLAQKVCTLSSLATPFRGLLTLVSDSQYLSDLLRDEENFDVVAVGRFQPLSRKLIVSTAVAMVDDAKDAAEAMRRLRKFRQRETLRTAWCDLVLNYRIEQVTEQISAVAAAVCEAALFWCRRRLVEKFGSPYSQNADTCRYVILALGKLGGNELNYSSDIDLIAVYEIEGKIHDKAVSSNQEYFAQLTRDFVRMVGEPTELGSAYRVDMRLRPSGSRGPICKSIDSTLQYYDLQGRTWERQAMIKARPLAGDRSLGNVLLDRLQPWIFRPSLSRTDIAGIKSLKRQMERRTQQQGEDRVDIKTGYGGIRDVEFVIQFMQLLNGWNLASLRTANTLRAIGRLERAQCLTHEEAELLAGNYRWLRKLEHRLQIMHNQQTHSLPTDDASLDAFAKRMGIRKSSTSGTLHAFREKLDEVTRLNRVILDHLLHGAFGTSRVFQDAEAPVSAVVDLILDPDPSPEFVAEVLEPYQFSDPQTVWRILMELAEEKSQFISSRRCKHFFASIAHSLLSEVARTPEPDRTLISLASVSDSLGARGVLWELFSESPPTLNLYVRLCASSDYLATILKTSPGMVDELMDALQLDSLPSREWLQQDMDELSRGAVEIDLILSSFKSTQHMRIGVRDILNQDEIADTHRALSDVADICLQKVTSQQTERQLKKFSIDWETPASHAVPFAVLGLGKLGGREPNYHSDLDVIFFYDSDPEFESLLPKGTSPQSFFSQLAAEIVKAIGKQVTHRRLYEIDSRLRPSGKSGSLAVHVEEFARYFDSGPGQLWERQALCKSRPVAGNPELGRKIMAEVRKNLTLPCPDSLRDDIWKMRLAMQRDSQPGNLKRGHGGTVDIEFVVQMLQLAHADANPEVLTPGTLNAIESLSVAGLMKPDDAEFFREQYQFLRSVESGLRLMNTTARHDLPENESQLERLALLLNFSNGGKLSSKVSECREAVRQRAESLFRIT; the protein is encoded by the coding sequence TTGGCCCGTCACTTGATTCCCGACATTCGCCAATCGATTTCTTCGCCCGAAACTCTGGGGCGTTGGCTGCGTGGTTGCGGGCTGCGAAACGTCGAACGTGGCGTCGCGAATCTTCAAACGATCGCCGGACTTGACTGGTCCGACGCGGAGATTTCCCGCTTTGTGTCGGTTTTGGCAAAGGTGCTGCCGGAGCTTTCTGATCCTGACCAAGCGCTCAACAATCTTGAGCGGTTGATTTCCGTTTCTGATTCGCTGGCCCAGAAAGTCTGCACGCTTTCTTCGCTGGCCACTCCTTTTCGAGGGCTGTTGACCTTGGTGTCCGACAGCCAGTATCTGTCGGACCTGCTGCGAGACGAAGAGAACTTTGATGTTGTCGCTGTCGGCAGATTTCAGCCGCTGTCGCGAAAGCTGATAGTTAGCACTGCCGTCGCGATGGTGGACGATGCCAAGGACGCCGCCGAAGCGATGCGGCGTCTGAGGAAGTTTCGGCAAAGGGAAACGCTACGTACGGCGTGGTGCGATCTGGTGTTGAACTATCGGATTGAACAAGTCACCGAACAGATTTCGGCGGTAGCCGCTGCGGTTTGCGAAGCAGCGTTGTTCTGGTGCCGGCGACGCCTGGTCGAAAAGTTTGGATCGCCATATTCCCAAAATGCCGACACCTGCCGCTACGTGATTCTCGCGCTCGGAAAACTTGGCGGCAACGAGCTCAACTATTCCAGCGACATCGACTTGATCGCAGTCTACGAGATCGAAGGAAAGATTCACGACAAAGCAGTTTCTTCGAATCAGGAATACTTCGCACAACTGACACGGGACTTTGTTCGCATGGTCGGCGAACCGACAGAACTTGGGTCCGCCTATCGAGTCGACATGCGATTGCGGCCATCAGGATCGCGAGGTCCGATCTGCAAAAGCATTGACTCAACGTTGCAGTACTACGACTTGCAGGGCCGAACGTGGGAGCGTCAGGCGATGATCAAAGCGCGTCCACTGGCAGGAGATCGTTCGCTGGGAAACGTCCTGCTCGATCGATTGCAGCCCTGGATCTTTCGCCCCAGCCTCAGTCGCACCGACATCGCCGGAATCAAATCTCTTAAACGGCAAATGGAACGGCGGACTCAGCAACAGGGAGAGGACCGAGTCGACATCAAAACTGGTTATGGCGGCATCCGGGATGTTGAGTTTGTGATCCAGTTCATGCAACTGCTAAACGGTTGGAATCTTGCCAGCCTGCGAACCGCAAATACGCTGCGAGCGATCGGACGGCTGGAGCGGGCGCAATGTTTGACTCACGAAGAAGCTGAGCTTTTGGCCGGCAACTATCGCTGGCTGCGGAAGCTCGAACATCGTTTGCAAATCATGCACAACCAACAAACTCACTCGCTCCCGACAGACGATGCGTCGCTTGATGCGTTTGCAAAACGAATGGGGATCCGCAAAAGCTCCACTTCCGGGACGCTGCACGCGTTTCGCGAAAAACTCGACGAAGTCACTCGGCTGAACCGCGTCATTCTTGATCATCTGCTGCACGGCGCGTTCGGCACATCAAGAGTTTTTCAGGACGCCGAAGCACCGGTTTCGGCAGTCGTTGACCTGATCCTTGATCCGGATCCGTCGCCCGAATTCGTTGCCGAAGTGCTTGAGCCGTACCAGTTTTCCGATCCGCAGACGGTTTGGAGAATCTTGATGGAACTGGCCGAGGAAAAGTCTCAATTCATTTCGTCACGCCGGTGCAAACACTTCTTCGCTTCCATTGCTCACTCGTTGCTCTCCGAAGTTGCCAGGACGCCGGAGCCTGATCGAACGCTGATTTCACTGGCCTCGGTAAGCGATTCCCTGGGGGCACGCGGCGTTCTTTGGGAGCTGTTCAGTGAAAGCCCACCGACGCTCAATCTGTACGTCCGGCTCTGCGCCTCAAGCGATTATCTGGCGACAATTTTGAAAACCAGTCCCGGAATGGTCGACGAGCTGATGGATGCGTTGCAGCTTGATTCGCTGCCTTCCCGCGAATGGTTGCAGCAGGATATGGATGAACTGTCGCGGGGCGCCGTCGAGATTGACCTGATCCTTTCGAGTTTCAAGAGCACGCAACATATGCGAATTGGCGTTCGCGATATTTTGAATCAGGACGAGATTGCCGATACGCATCGGGCTCTCTCGGACGTCGCTGATATTTGTCTTCAAAAAGTGACTTCGCAGCAAACCGAACGGCAGTTGAAGAAATTTTCGATCGACTGGGAAACGCCAGCATCGCATGCGGTGCCATTCGCCGTTTTGGGGTTGGGAAAGTTGGGCGGACGGGAGCCAAACTATCACAGTGATCTGGACGTTATCTTCTTTTACGACTCTGATCCGGAGTTTGAATCTCTTTTACCCAAAGGCACGTCGCCGCAGTCGTTCTTCAGTCAACTGGCTGCGGAAATCGTCAAAGCGATTGGCAAACAGGTGACCCACCGACGGCTCTACGAGATCGACAGTCGTCTTCGTCCTTCCGGCAAAAGCGGTTCTCTGGCAGTGCACGTCGAAGAGTTCGCGCGGTACTTTGATTCCGGTCCGGGGCAGCTTTGGGAGCGTCAGGCACTTTGCAAATCCAGGCCTGTTGCCGGGAATCCAGAATTGGGTCGGAAGATAATGGCCGAGGTGAGAAAAAATTTGACCCTGCCCTGCCCCGATTCACTGCGCGATGACATTTGGAAAATGCGACTGGCGATGCAACGGGACTCTCAACCCGGAAACCTCAAGCGTGGTCACGGAGGTACGGTCGACATCGAGTTCGTTGTGCAGATGCTGCAGCTTGCTCATGCTGATGCAAATCCGGAAGTCCTGACCCCTGGAACGCTCAACGCGATCGAATCGCTAAGCGTCGCGGGGCTGATGAAGCCGGACGATGCAGAGTTCTTTCGTGAGCAGTATCAGTTTTTGAGAAGCGTTGAGTCCGGATTGCGTTTGATGAATACGACGGCCAGGCATGATCTTCCGGAAAATGAAAGTCAGCTTGAGCGACTTGCGCTACTGCTGAACTTTTCCAATGGTGGCAAGCTTTCATCGAAAGTCAGTGAATGCCGCGAGGCCGTTCGGCAGCGAGCCGAATCTTTGTTCAGGATCACTTAG
- a CDS encoding efflux RND transporter periplasmic adaptor subunit, whose protein sequence is MKPVFTIPFIIVVAAAASCANAQMHEGRITRSFTEPIEKCVAASAESGIVAGAHVREGDRVRIGDALASINHNVLKESLAIAVAKAESTARLDAAKSQLSLIESQLDAVTSLVSGGHTNKYEVQQKTAEQQQAVAELRAAEDELNLAALEVNRIKAQIEDRIIKSPINGFVTEIHKQPGENVSHNEPQFATIVRVDQLKVRFYLDAATLRNSKVGDRVPLEVGTNGKSTQGIISFVSPVIDPDSGLGRLDVVLENSDLSIQSGIACYWKSETASVADRSAKLR, encoded by the coding sequence ATGAAACCAGTTTTCACCATCCCATTCATCATCGTTGTCGCGGCAGCCGCGTCCTGCGCCAACGCGCAGATGCACGAGGGCCGAATCACGCGATCTTTCACCGAACCGATCGAGAAATGCGTCGCGGCGAGCGCGGAATCCGGCATCGTGGCGGGCGCACATGTTCGCGAAGGGGATCGTGTTCGCATCGGCGACGCGTTGGCTTCCATCAACCACAACGTGCTCAAAGAGTCGTTGGCAATTGCTGTCGCCAAAGCGGAATCGACGGCACGCCTGGACGCTGCGAAATCGCAACTGAGTCTCATCGAGTCACAGCTCGACGCGGTCACGTCGCTCGTTTCGGGTGGACACACGAACAAATACGAAGTGCAGCAAAAGACAGCCGAACAGCAGCAGGCCGTTGCGGAACTTCGTGCGGCCGAGGACGAGTTGAATCTGGCGGCACTGGAAGTCAATCGTATCAAGGCACAAATCGAAGACCGGATCATCAAAAGCCCGATCAATGGTTTCGTGACCGAGATCCACAAGCAACCTGGCGAAAACGTTTCTCACAACGAACCGCAGTTTGCCACGATCGTTCGCGTCGACCAACTCAAAGTTCGCTTTTACCTCGATGCGGCGACTCTCAGGAATTCCAAAGTAGGCGATCGGGTGCCGTTGGAAGTGGGAACCAACGGAAAATCGACACAAGGCATCATCAGCTTTGTCTCGCCCGTCATCGACCCGGACAGCGGACTGGGGCGGTTGGACGTAGTCCTGGAAAACAGCGATCTTTCTATCCAAAGCGGCATCGCATGCTACTGGAAATCCGAAACCGCGTCGGTCGCTGACCGTTCCGCAAAACTTCGATAG
- a CDS encoding efflux RND transporter periplasmic adaptor subunit: MLQDSTLEFGQARLKLKESLRFDMRQSGNSVSWICEDEVTGRFFQLGLPQYTFLTMLDGQRTVSTALMKTATLLREHAIEESEAANVCKWAIESGLVETESGNSAARRKEQHQQIQKQQLVSWLNPMMIRIPLFDPDQMIEKAAKLFGFLVSPMGFLLWLVVVIAGFFQLLMNWDQFFVNRVSSFSASDLLWIALTSLVLKLIHEVAHGVVCKKFGGRVKSCGILVLLLIPMPFVDVTSSWRFPSKWQRILTSAAGMISEIFIAAIACLVWASSSPGPLQYHAGNVIITATLLTLLFNVNPLMRFDGYYMLSDWLEIPNLSTHGRQWLKGAFKRLFFGSQKPTVKETGFRGFFVKTYGVLAMMWFFSIAVGLSLGASSLLEGFGLIIAIIGLLLWIGVPVWKLAKYVIHGTETENPNRVWFATASAITAACLVGFLMLCPAPSVVSAPIVIDYDPLTVVRAKASGFANTIHVTDGQWVEAGDLLMTLENPELQLDLTSLLIDLRISTIRAQALLTREQLGELKLENEAIESMHKRRRELEEQIANLNVVATQSGTVLAADLHADTGKYFRPGDEILSIGNDEKIHAIALTRQQDIEWIEQRDAVEVELRIWGRSEDELIAGQIKHVHPRARDDLPHEAFAATAGGPLAVVPREQVEDSSESNNGEMKLTEPRVPLEIELARSDRQTLLPGQAGQILVRAREQNMGTYLAQNFVRFVKRNNLRTHGL, translated from the coding sequence ATGCTTCAAGATTCCACACTCGAATTCGGTCAGGCACGACTCAAACTGAAAGAGTCGCTGCGTTTTGACATGCGCCAGTCCGGCAACAGCGTGTCATGGATCTGCGAAGATGAAGTCACCGGAAGATTCTTTCAACTCGGATTGCCACAATATACTTTTCTTACAATGCTCGACGGACAGCGTACCGTCAGCACGGCTTTGATGAAAACGGCGACGCTGCTGCGAGAGCATGCGATCGAGGAATCAGAGGCGGCGAACGTTTGCAAATGGGCGATCGAATCGGGATTGGTCGAAACCGAATCCGGCAACTCAGCCGCGCGACGAAAAGAACAGCATCAACAGATTCAGAAACAGCAACTTGTTTCGTGGCTGAATCCGATGATGATTCGTATTCCGCTGTTCGATCCCGATCAAATGATCGAAAAAGCTGCCAAACTCTTCGGCTTTCTCGTCAGCCCAATGGGTTTTCTGTTGTGGCTGGTCGTGGTGATCGCCGGCTTTTTTCAACTGTTGATGAACTGGGATCAGTTCTTCGTCAATCGCGTCAGCTCGTTCTCGGCCAGCGACCTGCTGTGGATCGCGTTGACGTCGTTGGTGCTCAAACTGATTCACGAAGTCGCTCATGGAGTCGTCTGTAAGAAGTTCGGTGGACGAGTCAAATCGTGCGGGATTCTTGTTCTTCTGTTGATTCCAATGCCTTTCGTCGACGTCACCAGTTCGTGGCGTTTTCCGAGCAAGTGGCAGCGGATTTTGACTTCAGCCGCGGGAATGATCAGCGAAATTTTCATCGCGGCGATCGCCTGTCTGGTTTGGGCTTCCAGTTCGCCTGGACCGCTGCAGTACCATGCAGGCAACGTCATCATTACGGCGACGCTGTTGACGCTGCTGTTCAACGTCAATCCGCTGATGCGATTCGACGGTTACTACATGTTGTCCGACTGGTTGGAGATTCCGAATCTGTCAACGCACGGACGCCAATGGCTCAAAGGCGCCTTCAAGCGGTTGTTCTTCGGCAGCCAAAAACCGACGGTCAAGGAGACTGGGTTCCGGGGATTCTTCGTGAAAACTTACGGAGTACTGGCCATGATGTGGTTCTTCTCCATCGCTGTTGGGCTTTCACTCGGGGCGTCGAGTTTGTTGGAAGGATTCGGGTTAATCATCGCGATCATCGGACTGCTGCTCTGGATCGGAGTCCCGGTTTGGAAGCTTGCCAAATACGTGATTCACGGCACGGAAACGGAAAATCCGAATCGCGTCTGGTTCGCGACAGCTTCTGCAATCACGGCCGCATGTCTGGTCGGTTTTTTGATGCTCTGTCCGGCGCCGTCGGTTGTGTCGGCACCGATTGTTATCGACTACGATCCGCTGACTGTGGTGCGAGCGAAGGCATCCGGTTTTGCGAACACGATCCACGTCACTGACGGTCAATGGGTTGAAGCAGGTGACTTGTTGATGACACTCGAGAATCCGGAGCTACAGCTGGATTTGACATCGCTTCTGATCGACCTTCGCATCTCCACGATCCGTGCACAAGCTTTGCTGACCCGAGAACAGCTCGGGGAGCTGAAGTTGGAAAATGAAGCCATCGAGTCGATGCATAAACGTCGCCGAGAACTGGAAGAGCAGATCGCGAACCTCAACGTGGTGGCAACGCAGAGCGGCACAGTTCTGGCAGCGGACTTGCACGCGGACACGGGAAAGTACTTTCGTCCCGGTGACGAAATCCTCTCAATTGGCAACGATGAAAAAATTCACGCGATTGCACTTACGCGGCAGCAGGACATCGAATGGATTGAACAGCGCGATGCTGTCGAAGTGGAACTCCGCATTTGGGGACGCAGTGAAGATGAACTGATCGCCGGACAGATCAAACATGTTCACCCTCGGGCTCGGGACGATTTGCCTCACGAAGCTTTCGCCGCAACGGCGGGTGGTCCGCTGGCCGTGGTGCCGAGGGAACAGGTGGAAGATTCGTCCGAATCCAACAACGGCGAGATGAAGCTGACCGAACCTCGCGTGCCGCTGGAGATTGAATTGGCGCGTTCAGATCGCCAAACGCTACTTCCTGGGCAGGCGGGGCAGATTTTGGTTCGTGCCCGAGAACAAAACATGGGAACCTATCTGGCCCAGAACTTTGTCCGTTTTGTGAAGCGTAACAACTTGCGAACTCACGGGCTGTAG
- a CDS encoding efflux RND transporter periplasmic adaptor subunit, protein MTTFPTDNSTSHSTQVPLHKKFSRQVSKSKHKQKPQPNLEQQALAIISAGTSEFQVLSGLLQLAIGSVGGIGGFVAAQSQEHWYLSKQKPTIGKIPSASFFDEGFSQQCETFLRSGEIQTWACETLEGVLMFSIPLNRDEDAAELMLILSTTEASIVESTQRLTRIASAMRLWINANAAQDANWQVHSLASIIAMVSQIETRETLNLAAEETANLMANHLPVASAAIGMLDRHLMTLKAISGVSKMDPGSEISRSWLQAMVESQTRKQPGLFPAVDQENNFLLQSHRRLASNLQAEAAFSQPLVAEDGEEIGSIVFVGEQSQLQSESFQRFVATSAPALAAALRSAKQRQKGKLSRAKSWVLEKMHSMPGAIALAAVFGFVLLMMLPVTYRVRCSAITEPVSRRFAVAPFAGQIIEGHVEAGDFVTKGQLLAELDGRSIRWELFGVSAEREQSITSRQMELSERNIAKVKLAELEHDRLQSKEEVLKYKQEHLQVCSPIDGIVLSGSLERAEAASVETGQTLFEIGPMKPMRIEIEIPANEVAQTKPGFPVSIWINGQENEVIEGSILKIHPRSTTRNAKNVFVAEVEFPNEDERLRPGMKGTVRIDCEKRSLGWSLFHKPINWLKANFSYF, encoded by the coding sequence ATGACAACATTCCCTACCGACAATTCGACTTCGCATTCGACGCAAGTTCCGCTGCACAAAAAGTTCAGCCGGCAGGTTTCGAAGTCAAAGCATAAGCAGAAACCTCAACCTAACCTGGAACAACAGGCTCTGGCGATCATCTCTGCCGGAACCAGCGAGTTTCAGGTTCTGTCAGGCCTATTGCAGTTGGCGATCGGATCTGTGGGAGGCATCGGCGGCTTCGTCGCGGCGCAATCTCAGGAACATTGGTACCTCTCCAAACAGAAACCAACCATCGGGAAGATTCCATCGGCTTCGTTTTTCGATGAGGGATTTTCTCAGCAGTGTGAGACGTTTTTGCGCTCGGGAGAAATCCAGACGTGGGCTTGCGAGACGCTCGAAGGCGTCCTGATGTTTTCGATTCCCCTGAATCGGGACGAAGATGCTGCGGAGCTGATGCTGATTCTGTCAACAACGGAAGCTTCAATCGTCGAGTCAACCCAGCGGCTGACTCGAATCGCTTCGGCCATGCGATTGTGGATTAACGCGAATGCAGCCCAGGATGCGAACTGGCAAGTCCACTCGTTGGCTTCGATCATCGCCATGGTTTCGCAAATCGAAACACGAGAAACGCTAAATCTGGCGGCTGAGGAAACTGCGAACCTGATGGCGAATCACCTACCGGTCGCCAGCGCGGCGATTGGTATGCTGGACAGGCACCTGATGACCTTGAAGGCTATTTCCGGCGTCAGCAAGATGGATCCGGGATCGGAAATCAGCCGAAGCTGGCTGCAGGCGATGGTGGAAAGTCAGACTCGAAAACAACCGGGGTTGTTTCCTGCTGTGGATCAGGAGAACAATTTTCTGCTTCAGTCGCACCGTCGACTGGCTTCGAACTTGCAAGCAGAAGCGGCATTCAGCCAACCGCTGGTCGCGGAAGACGGAGAGGAAATCGGCTCGATCGTTTTCGTCGGCGAGCAAAGTCAGCTGCAGTCGGAATCGTTTCAACGATTTGTCGCCACGTCGGCGCCCGCGCTCGCAGCAGCACTCCGTTCAGCCAAACAGCGACAAAAAGGAAAGCTCTCGCGAGCCAAATCGTGGGTGCTGGAGAAAATGCACTCGATGCCCGGCGCTATCGCCTTGGCTGCCGTGTTCGGTTTTGTGCTGCTGATGATGCTGCCGGTCACGTATCGAGTTCGCTGCTCTGCGATTACCGAACCGGTGTCGCGTCGCTTCGCAGTGGCTCCTTTTGCTGGCCAAATTATCGAAGGCCATGTCGAAGCAGGGGACTTTGTCACCAAGGGCCAACTGCTCGCAGAGCTGGACGGTCGCTCGATCCGCTGGGAGCTGTTTGGTGTTTCGGCCGAGCGTGAACAGTCAATCACGTCACGGCAGATGGAGTTGTCCGAGCGTAACATCGCCAAGGTAAAGCTTGCCGAACTGGAGCATGACCGGTTGCAATCGAAAGAAGAAGTCTTGAAGTACAAGCAGGAACATTTGCAGGTTTGTAGTCCGATCGACGGAATCGTCCTGAGCGGTTCACTGGAACGTGCCGAAGCCGCTTCGGTCGAGACTGGCCAGACGCTTTTCGAAATCGGCCCGATGAAGCCAATGCGAATCGAAATCGAAATTCCGGCGAACGAAGTGGCTCAAACGAAGCCCGGATTTCCGGTCAGCATCTGGATCAATGGGCAGGAAAATGAAGTCATCGAAGGCAGCATTCTCAAGATTCACCCAAGAAGCACGACTCGAAACGCCAAAAACGTTTTCGTTGCCGAAGTGGAGTTTCCCAACGAGGACGAACGGCTTCGGCCAGGCATGAAAGGGACCGTTCGCATCGATTGTGAGAAACGCAGTCTCGGGTGGTCGTTGTTTCACAAACCAATCAACTGGCTAAAAGCAAACTTCTCCTATTTTTAG